The genomic segment CGCCGCCGCGGCCGAGGCTGCCGATCCGTCGGCGCTGCCCGCCTTCCTGATGACGGCGACCCGCAACCCCACGCCCCCGCCGTCCCCCGAAGCACCGGTTGCGCGCGCCGCGCCGGAGCCGCGCGAGGCGGCCCCCGGCCCCGAAGTGCCATCATCGGCCGAGGACGCGCCGGCGCCCAAGCCGCGCCGCCGCCGGACCCGCTACAAGGGCCCCGAGGACGAGGCGGCTCCCGAGAAGACCGATACGCCGGACGCGGCCGAGTAAGCGAACCGAACGAAAGCGGCCCGAGGAACTCCTCGGGCCGCTTTCGTTTGGCGCCTGCACCAGGGCGGCGCGGGCTGAGCGATGCGCGTCCCGCTTGGATCAGCGGAGATAGTTGACGAGGCTCATCTCAGAGAGGATCGAGGTGACCTTGTAGCTCGCCTGCAACTGCGTCTGCAGGCTCAGGAGCTTGGCCGCGACCTCTTCCGTCGAGACCGTATCCACCCCGTCGAGGGAGTCCTGCAGGGTCGCCTTGGTGGTGTTGGCCACCGACTTCGCATTGGCCATGCTGCTGGCGGCCAGGCCGAAATCGGTGCCGATCTGCTCCAGGCTCTGCTGGCTCGTGCCCGCTGTGAGCAGATTCGCCGCCCGGCTGGAGACCGCCTCGAACCGTGCCGTGTCGACCGTTCCGGTCCCGGTGGTGAAGTTTTCCGCCGCCATCGCGGCGATCCCGGCAAGCGTCCGGCGGATCGCCTCCTCGTTGGCCTGCGCGCCGATCTCGACCGTCCGGCTAGTGCCGGCCTGCACCGTCGCCGTCGCTCGCGGGTCAGAAGCGGTGTCGCCCTTGTACCAGATCACGGTCTTGGCGCTCGCGGTCTCAGCGTAGCCGTTGCCGTCCGCCGCGACGCGCCGCGGGCTCAGGCCGGCGGCGGGCGAGCCCTCGAAGAAGTTCAGCGAGGCGCGGCCGGCCGAACTCGCCGAGAGTTCGGTGTTGGCCGCCGTCGTCAGGGCGTTCTGGAGCGTGCGGGAGAGGTTCGCGGTCGTCTCCTCCGGCGTCGCGCCGATGGCGAAGGCCGTCGCGGAGTCGGCCGCGGCCGTGGCAGCGGCGGTCAGGGTGATCGACTTGGTCGTGCCGTCATGCATGCCGAGCTTGAGCGTGATCGTGTCGCCGGGTGCGGGATTGCTGCTGACGGTCAGGGTCGCCGTGGCCGCCTGGCCGTTGCTGAAGGCCGCCGCCACGCCGGGCGGGCTCGCACTCTGCACGCTGGCGATGTCGGCCCCGCCGAGCGCCCGCTTCAGGTTCGCAGCGGTCTCTTCCTTGGTGGCTCCGATGGAGAAGGCTCCGGCCGCATTGCCGGCCTCGCCCGCACGGGCGGTGAGGTCGAGGGTCGTCTGGCTGCCGTCGGCGAGTTGCACCACCACCCGCACCTGAGCGCCTTCGGCAGGCTGCTCGGCAAAGCGCAAGGCGACGTCCGGCTTCGACCCGGCGACGACGTTCGCACCGAGCGTGGCACTGTTCGAACTCGACGCGGCCATGAGGGTGAAGCCGAAATTCGCCCGTGCTTCGGCGCTGGAATCCTCCGACAGGCCGATCGTCCGGGTGCCGACGCTCTGGGTCAGGCGGCCATTGCCCGAGGGGCCGAGATCGGCCTTCTTCTGCTCGGCGATCAGGGTTCTGAGACCGTCGAGGCCCTCGGCCGGGATACCATCCAGGATGACTTGGTCGGAGACGACCGGCGCCGTCTCGGTCGCCCGCCCCGAGAAGACGTAGACCCCGGCCGCCTGCTGGTTCAGGGCATCGACGGCCGCCGAGAGGTTGTTGGCGGCAAGCTGCACGGTGGCCGACGGCAGCTTCTCGTTGCGGGTGGCGACGATGCCGGTGAGGTTCGAGCGGGTGCTGTCGGAGAGCGCCTTGAGCTGGGTGAGGCTGGCGCTCGTGAGCTTCACCCGGGTCTCGGCCGAGCCGATCGCCGCGAGGTAGCCGTCCTGGGCGCTGATCGCCGCGTGCGCGCTCAGACTGGTCGTGCGCGCCACGCCCAGGCCGCCATAGGTTTCGGCGGTGCGGCCGGTCGAGAGCTGCTGAGCCAGCCCGTCGAGCTGGTTCTTCATGCTGACGAGGCTCGCCGACTGGCGGTCGAAGCGGTAGGTGCCGGCGGCGAAAGCGGTGATGGTCATCGGCGGCTCCGCACCTAAATCCTGAGCAGGGTGTCGATCATGTCGCGAGCGGCGGTGAGCACGCGGGCGTTGGCCGCGTAGGCCTGCTGGAGCGCGATCAGGTTCGACATCTCCTCGTCGATGTTGACGCCCGAGGCGGAGGCGAAGCGCCCCCTGCGCCGTCGAGAGGGCGATGCTCTGCCCCCTCGTCGAGATCCTGCGCCGCCGCCGCCGCCGCGCCCTGTACCGAGATGACGCCCTGGACGAAGTCGGCGACGCTCGACCGGGTCGGGGCGTCGATGCCGCTGATGCCGCTCGATGACGAGAAGAGGCGCTGGGTGCTCGTCAATGCGGTGAAGAGGGCCTGCGGCCGGGTTCCGTCGCCGATGCCGCTCGCCGCGCCCGTCCCGGTGACGCCGACGAGGCTCGCGGCGCTGCCGACCACCGCCGGGTTCACGGCGATACGCTGGGCAAAGCCGGTGAGCTGCGAGCCGCCGTCGAAGGAGCCGGTGTAGAGCGCAGCCGACGCGCCGTCGACGAACAGCGGGATCTGCGTGGCGGAGCTCTTGATGTCGCCCGCCGCGGTGACCTGCGTCACGCTGGCGCTCGCCGCGACCAGGGTGGCCCCGCCGCTCGAGAGAGGATGCGCATCGCGCCGGCCTCGCCGCCGGGCACGCTCGACACCGTGTACCCGCCGCCCAGAGCCGCGGTGATCGCGCTGCGGACCTCGTCCGCGGTGCGGGCGGGGACCGCATCCGGCCGCC from the Methylorubrum extorquens genome contains:
- a CDS encoding conserved protein of unknown function (Evidence 4 : Unknown function but conserved in other organisms) — encoded protein: MTITAFAAGTYRFDRQSASLVSMKNQLDGLAQQLSTGRTAETYGGLGVARTTSLSAHAAISAQDGYLAAIGSAETRVKLTSASLTQLKALSDSTRSNLTGIVATRNEKLPSATVQLAANNLSAAVDALNQQAAGVYVFSGRATETAPVVSDQVILDGIPAEGLDGLRTLIAEQKKADLGPSGNGRLTQSVGTRTIGLSEDSSAEARANFGFTLMAASSSNSATLGANVVAGSKPDVALRFAEQPAEGAQVRVVVQLADGSQTTLDLTARAGEAGNAAGAFSIGATKEETAANLKRALGGADIASVQSASPPGVAAAFSNGQAATATLTVSSNPAPGDTITLKLGMHDGTTKSITLTAAATAAADSATAFAIGATPEETTANLSRTLQNALTTAANTELSASSAGRASLNFFEGSPAAGLSPRRVAADGNGYAETASAKTVIWYKGDTASDPRATATVQAGTSRTVEIGAQANEEAIRRTLAGIAAMAAENFTTGTGTVDTARFEAVSSRAANLLTAGTSQQSLEQIGTDFGLAASSMANAKSVANTTKATLQDSLDGVDTVSTEEVAAKLLSLQTQLQASYKVTSILSEMSLVNYLR